From Streptomyces sp. NBC_00775, one genomic window encodes:
- a CDS encoding aromatic ring-hydroxylating oxygenase subunit alpha, with product MSETVDNTQETDSATMESPAEPLSQPLTIGVEAYLSEEYARAERDKLWAKVWQQVGRVEELPKTGDFLTYEILDDSLIVVRTAPDTVRAYYNVCSHRGRPLVDVPPGAHDARGRRRLFVCGFHGWRYNLEGTCAHVAEREDWPCGLTEENTSLTEVRVDTWGGWIWINLDPDCRPLREYLEPAATLLDPFQLENMRFRWRRWLVFDCNWKVALEAFMETYHVPGTHPEFMSFGSFLGWAKAQGRHSNIGYDAPKGLDENQAKLRLGSGDDPRVSTAELQNFTWEHANTNTTRTLVDAAQRLVDELPEGTPADQVLKHWLDSARRDDAARGVNWPTVDPVDIGRSGTAWQIFPNFQIGHALNNMLCYSARPYGYDPDKCVFEAAVYELYPPGEEPRTTWEYTPADDPAWRTVLPQDFSNMAAVQKGMKARGFSGPKPNPYRERSIVNLHHNLATYMGTGEPRDLT from the coding sequence ATGAGCGAAACCGTCGACAACACTCAGGAAACCGACTCCGCGACGATGGAATCCCCGGCGGAACCGCTGTCACAACCGCTCACCATCGGAGTGGAGGCCTACCTCTCCGAGGAGTACGCCCGAGCGGAACGGGACAAGCTGTGGGCCAAGGTGTGGCAACAGGTCGGCCGCGTCGAGGAACTCCCCAAGACCGGTGACTTCCTCACCTACGAGATCCTCGACGACTCGCTCATCGTCGTCCGCACGGCACCGGACACGGTCCGCGCGTACTACAACGTCTGCTCGCACCGCGGCCGCCCCCTGGTGGACGTCCCGCCGGGCGCACATGACGCCCGCGGCCGCCGCCGCCTCTTCGTCTGCGGCTTCCACGGCTGGCGGTACAACCTGGAGGGCACGTGCGCCCACGTGGCCGAACGCGAGGACTGGCCGTGCGGGCTGACCGAGGAGAACACCAGCCTGACCGAGGTCAGGGTCGACACCTGGGGCGGCTGGATCTGGATCAACCTGGACCCGGACTGCCGGCCCCTTCGGGAGTACCTCGAACCCGCGGCCACCCTGCTCGACCCCTTCCAGCTGGAGAACATGCGCTTCCGGTGGCGTCGCTGGCTCGTCTTCGACTGCAACTGGAAGGTCGCCCTCGAAGCGTTCATGGAGACCTACCATGTGCCGGGCACCCACCCGGAGTTCATGAGCTTCGGGAGTTTCCTCGGCTGGGCCAAGGCGCAGGGCAGGCACAGCAACATCGGCTACGACGCACCCAAGGGCCTGGACGAGAACCAGGCGAAGCTGCGGCTCGGCAGCGGCGACGACCCCCGTGTGTCGACGGCCGAGTTGCAGAACTTCACCTGGGAGCACGCGAACACCAACACCACCCGGACACTGGTCGACGCCGCGCAACGGCTGGTCGACGAACTGCCGGAGGGAACCCCCGCCGACCAGGTGCTCAAGCACTGGCTGGACTCGGCCCGGCGTGACGACGCGGCACGCGGTGTGAACTGGCCGACCGTCGACCCCGTGGACATCGGCAGGAGCGGCACCGCCTGGCAGATCTTCCCCAACTTCCAGATCGGGCACGCGCTGAACAACATGCTCTGCTACAGCGCCCGGCCGTACGGCTACGACCCCGACAAGTGCGTCTTCGAGGCCGCCGTCTACGAGCTCTACCCGCCCGGCGAGGAGCCCAGGACGACATGGGAGTACACGCCGGCGGACGACCCGGCCTGGCGCACCGTCCTGCCGCAGGACTTCTCCAACATGGCAGCCGTGCAGAAGGGCATGAAGGCGCGGGGCTTCTCGGGCCCCAAGCCCAACCCGTATCGCGAGCGCAGCATCGTGAACCTGCACCACAACCTGGCCACGTACATGGGCACCGGCGAACCGCGCGACCTCACCTGA
- a CDS encoding SDR family NAD(P)-dependent oxidoreductase: protein MKHDFPGRHDLAGADLLGPDLLGLDGRVVIVSGATGGGIGTAVTRLVARAGATVIAVSRSPENLEKHVAPLAAEGLPVVPLAADASTDDGIAVVMKEAGRTDGDLYGLVNVAGGAAPSTWMPSTRVTRADWRALFTQNLETMFFMSQAVAAELKARGCPGSIVSISSISGMNSAPLHIGYGTAKAALVAATRTMAVELAGDDIRVNAIAPGVTATPASGTYVDEDAERDRRAIAMGRRGRPEEQAGAILFLLSDLSSYITGQTLLVDGGLNLKWTHLAADNTSLFLKDESFRAAITS from the coding sequence ATGAAGCACGACTTTCCCGGTAGGCACGACCTGGCCGGTGCGGACCTCCTCGGTCCTGACCTCCTCGGGCTGGACGGACGTGTCGTCATCGTCAGCGGCGCGACCGGCGGTGGCATCGGCACCGCGGTGACGAGGCTGGTCGCCCGCGCCGGAGCGACCGTGATCGCGGTGAGCCGCTCTCCGGAGAACCTGGAGAAGCATGTCGCACCGCTGGCGGCGGAGGGCCTCCCGGTCGTGCCGCTCGCGGCCGACGCCTCCACCGATGACGGCATCGCCGTCGTGATGAAGGAAGCCGGCCGGACCGACGGCGACCTGTACGGTCTCGTCAACGTGGCCGGGGGCGCCGCACCCTCGACCTGGATGCCGTCGACCCGGGTGACCAGGGCCGACTGGCGCGCGCTGTTCACCCAGAACCTCGAGACGATGTTCTTCATGAGCCAGGCGGTCGCCGCGGAGTTGAAGGCGCGGGGCTGCCCGGGTTCGATCGTCTCGATCTCCTCGATCAGCGGCATGAACTCGGCGCCGCTGCACATCGGTTACGGCACGGCCAAGGCGGCGTTGGTGGCGGCGACCCGCACCATGGCCGTCGAACTGGCCGGGGACGACATCCGGGTGAACGCCATCGCCCCCGGTGTGACCGCGACTCCGGCCTCGGGCACGTACGTCGACGAGGACGCCGAACGCGACCGCCGCGCCATCGCCATGGGGCGCCGCGGCCGCCCGGAGGAACAGGCCGGGGCGATCCTCTTCCTGCTCTCCGACCTGTCGAGCTACATCACGGGACAGACCCTTCTGGTGGATGGCGGCCTCAACCTCAAGTGGACGCACCTGGCCGCCGACAACACCTCTCTATTCCTCAAGGACGAGTCGTTCCGCGCCGCCATCACGAGCTGA